One Candidatus Manganitrophaceae bacterium DNA window includes the following coding sequences:
- a CDS encoding MFS transporter: protein MKFQRLAAEQADMATPDKSKNRASLWGLAFFSGAAGLIYEVLWLREFALRLGNTAQASSLVLAAIFAGLALGNLLGGKWANRISRPLKGYALIELAMAACGGFAMAFLGKGGTMVLIPLFFLLILMAILMGATLPLLIQAIPQDPEHTGRESSWLYGINTTGGMIGAGAAGMALPLWLGIRGTFSLAIFFNLMIAILALKTGTPEAQNLEGTDEVVDKDNRHKKSHKNQTSPLPSRILFLLTGLSGAGTLALEVLWTRMFSLVFQNSVYSFSLILVLFLLSLAISAAWVASLSRRNGDPYKLLLRALSVVAFLIPLGAWIFIRSSHLKFLFRDTTAIGYILNITLFTGALVVPVMIAAGMILPLCWVIDQRKNQSTGWQMGSLLGMNTIGGVLGALAAGFILIPQLGLWPGMGLVAVGYACGSLLVLRSFLSKEKRLPGARPLSRVARPVIIGSLFVPLLLIWPSLPTQHLKSGEKLLFLEEGAGAQVAVVELPSGERKLKVNSTYNLGSSSAEIEERRMGQLPLLLHPDPKSLAFVGLATGITASAIYDHPVDQATLIELLPEVVRAASWFDRENRGIIHDPKWNLVIADGRVALPKNKTPLDLVISDLFVPWHAGTWTLYSLEYYREAARKLSEGGMYVQWLPLYQLSLREFQIIGRTFSEAFPHVSMWRGNFSPDYPILALIGSKRPLKIDLEKMESRLQTVKNSASPQDPFLATPNDMMLFYVGGTDAVQDLFKGAPLNTDNHPLIEYLAPMSHIRKEQLIGSDLAELFIQVSQNEKEWRNHALAGAHLYQATVSVKLKQYDSRTLHLEKASRLVKGSRLLTRFAKALKLNQPTSQGLPARRQ, encoded by the coding sequence TTGAAATTCCAGCGACTGGCGGCGGAGCAGGCGGACATGGCCACGCCGGATAAGTCCAAAAACAGGGCTTCCCTCTGGGGCTTAGCATTTTTCTCCGGGGCTGCAGGACTGATTTATGAAGTCCTGTGGCTCCGGGAATTTGCCCTGCGGCTGGGAAACACGGCCCAGGCTTCTTCGCTCGTCCTAGCAGCCATATTTGCAGGTCTAGCCCTCGGAAACCTCCTCGGCGGAAAATGGGCGAACCGGATTTCAAGGCCGCTGAAGGGCTATGCCCTAATCGAACTTGCAATGGCGGCCTGCGGCGGTTTCGCGATGGCCTTTCTGGGCAAAGGTGGAACGATGGTTCTCATCCCGCTCTTCTTTCTCCTTATCCTGATGGCCATCCTAATGGGTGCGACCCTTCCGCTCCTTATCCAGGCCATACCTCAGGATCCGGAGCATACGGGACGTGAAAGCTCCTGGCTCTACGGCATAAATACCACCGGCGGGATGATCGGAGCCGGGGCCGCAGGAATGGCCCTCCCGCTCTGGCTGGGCATCAGAGGGACTTTTTCCCTGGCGATTTTTTTCAACCTGATGATTGCAATTTTGGCATTGAAGACGGGAACCCCAGAAGCTCAAAACCTCGAAGGGACAGATGAAGTAGTCGATAAGGACAATCGCCATAAAAAATCACACAAAAATCAGACGTCCCCCCTTCCTTCCAGGATCCTCTTTTTACTGACCGGTCTTTCCGGTGCAGGGACGCTCGCGCTCGAAGTTCTCTGGACCCGGATGTTCAGTCTGGTCTTTCAAAACTCGGTTTACAGTTTTTCACTCATTCTTGTCCTCTTCCTCCTCTCCCTGGCAATATCTGCCGCCTGGGTCGCTTCACTTTCCAGAAGAAACGGGGATCCATATAAATTATTATTACGCGCTTTATCGGTCGTTGCCTTCTTGATTCCTCTCGGGGCATGGATTTTCATTCGATCCAGCCATTTAAAGTTTCTTTTCCGGGACACAACAGCGATTGGATATATATTGAATATCACCCTCTTTACCGGCGCGCTGGTCGTCCCGGTCATGATTGCCGCCGGGATGATTCTCCCGCTCTGCTGGGTCATCGACCAGCGAAAGAATCAAAGCACCGGCTGGCAGATGGGAAGCCTCCTTGGGATGAATACGATTGGTGGTGTGCTTGGCGCTCTCGCCGCCGGTTTTATCCTCATCCCGCAATTGGGGCTCTGGCCCGGCATGGGTCTTGTCGCAGTGGGATATGCCTGTGGGAGCCTCCTTGTCCTCCGCAGTTTCCTCAGCAAAGAAAAACGACTCCCCGGAGCAAGACCTCTTTCAAGGGTCGCACGGCCTGTTATCATAGGGAGTCTCTTTGTCCCGCTCCTCCTTATCTGGCCTTCCCTCCCAACCCAGCATCTCAAGTCCGGAGAAAAGCTTCTCTTCCTGGAAGAAGGGGCAGGGGCCCAGGTGGCCGTGGTCGAACTTCCGTCAGGAGAGCGAAAACTCAAGGTAAACAGCACTTATAACCTGGGCAGCTCTTCCGCCGAGATTGAGGAAAGACGGATGGGACAGCTACCGCTCCTCCTCCATCCAGATCCGAAATCGCTTGCCTTTGTCGGCCTGGCGACCGGGATTACGGCAAGCGCGATCTATGATCATCCTGTGGATCAGGCCACCCTGATCGAACTGCTGCCAGAAGTGGTCCGGGCGGCCTCATGGTTTGATCGCGAAAACCGCGGGATCATTCATGATCCGAAGTGGAATCTGGTCATTGCAGATGGGAGGGTTGCGCTTCCAAAAAATAAGACGCCGCTCGATCTTGTTATCTCTGACCTTTTCGTGCCCTGGCATGCCGGGACCTGGACTCTCTACAGCCTTGAATACTACAGAGAAGCCGCGCGAAAGCTATCAGAGGGCGGGATGTATGTTCAGTGGCTCCCCCTTTATCAACTCTCTTTACGGGAATTCCAGATTATCGGCAGGACATTCAGTGAGGCCTTCCCGCATGTATCCATGTGGCGCGGCAATTTTTCCCCCGACTATCCGATACTCGCCCTGATCGGCTCCAAGCGCCCTTTAAAGATTGACCTTGAAAAAATGGAATCGCGACTCCAGACTGTAAAAAACAGTGCGTCACCGCAGGATCCCTTTCTAGCAACCCCCAACGATATGATGCTGTTCTATGTGGGCGGGACAGATGCCGTGCAGGACCTCTTCAAGGGCGCCCCTTTAAATACCGACAACCACCCTCTCATTGAGTATCTTGCCCCGATGAGCCATATCAGGAAAGAGCAACTCATCGGATCGGATTTGGCCGAACTCTTTATTCAGGTTTCCCAAAATGAAAAGGAATGGCGGAATCACGCCCTTGCCGGAGCGCACCTGTATCAGGCAACCGTTTCCGTCAAATTAAAACAATATGATTCACGAACCTTACATCTTGAAAAGGCCAGCCGTTTAGTTAAGGGAAGCCGTCTGCTGACAAGATTCGCGAAAGCACTGAAACTGAATCAACCGACTTCTCAAGGCTTGCCGGCCAGGAGGCAATAA
- a CDS encoding TlpA family protein disulfide reductase: protein MKTRLSLLKTLLVMGVIILVFISITGMASRPPLVGGPAPHFQLKTLKDTLITIADYRGKVVLLNFWATWCKPCMKEMPEMQVAYEEYKDRGFVILGVNFGESPGKAARLVKQMGLTFPILLDQEVEVASRYQVVSLPVSFFIGPNGIIKERVFGGTLTKAGIGEVFHRLMDGKKG from the coding sequence TTGAAAACGAGGCTATCTTTATTAAAGACACTATTAGTGATGGGCGTCATTATTCTGGTTTTTATTTCAATTACCGGGATGGCCAGCCGCCCGCCCCTTGTCGGCGGTCCGGCCCCTCACTTTCAACTTAAGACCCTCAAGGACACCTTAATTACCATCGCCGATTATCGTGGTAAGGTCGTCCTGCTGAACTTCTGGGCGACCTGGTGTAAGCCTTGTATGAAGGAGATGCCGGAAATGCAGGTGGCCTATGAAGAGTATAAGGACCGGGGCTTCGTCATCTTGGGAGTCAACTTTGGTGAGAGCCCGGGAAAGGCGGCAAGGCTTGTCAAGCAAATGGGTCTTACCTTCCCGATTCTCCTTGATCAAGAAGTTGAGGTTGCTTCGCGCTATCAAGTCGTGAGCCTTCCCGTCAGCTTCTTTATTGGCCCGAATGGGATTATTAAGGAGCGGGTGTTCGGGGGAACGCTGACAAAGGCGGGGATCGGTGAGGTCTTCCATCGGCTGATGGATGGAAAGAAAGGTTAA
- a CDS encoding helix-turn-helix domain-containing protein, producing the protein MKTAGKRIIESAEEALSFAKGEKNHNCIIHIPDAINVRRIRKKLGMTQKAFAGYFGVNLRTIQDWEQGRRVPSGASKNFLFVIDKEPEAVRRVLIMEG; encoded by the coding sequence ATGAAAACGGCAGGAAAGCGTATTATAGAAAGCGCCGAAGAGGCCCTTTCCTTTGCAAAAGGGGAAAAAAATCATAATTGCATCATTCATATTCCCGACGCTATTAATGTGCGCCGCATTCGTAAAAAGTTGGGCATGACTCAGAAAGCCTTTGCAGGTTATTTTGGCGTGAATCTTCGAACGATTCAGGATTGGGAACAAGGACGCCGTGTCCCTTCAGGAGCATCAAAAAACTTTCTGTTTGTAATAGATAAGGAGCCCGAGGCTGTCCGGCGTGTCCTCATAATGGAGGGTTAA
- a CDS encoding addiction module toxin RelE yields MQTVVETPGFIKDARDVGLSEDEREGIVEFISENPLTGVSIPGTVGARKVRFSAKGKGKSGGVRVITFYSGIDIPVFLLNVFAKGDKVNLTKAECNTLKNILGSIADAYRNWRK; encoded by the coding sequence ATGCAGACAGTAGTTGAAACCCCTGGGTTTATAAAAGATGCCAGGGACGTTGGTTTATCGGAGGATGAAAGAGAGGGAATCGTAGAGTTTATTTCTGAAAATCCGCTTACGGGTGTTAGTATTCCTGGAACTGTGGGAGCTCGGAAAGTCCGGTTCTCTGCGAAAGGGAAGGGGAAAAGTGGCGGGGTTCGTGTCATCACTTTTTATTCCGGGATTGATATTCCTGTTTTTCTCCTTAACGTGTTTGCCAAAGGCGACAAAGTGAATTTAACAAAAGCAGAGTGCAACACGCTGAAAAATATATTGGGTAGTATTGCAGATGCCTACAGAAATTGGAGAAAATGA
- the higA gene encoding addiction module antidote protein, HigA family, producing the protein MAKTKLAPIHPGEILMEEFLKPMGISQYKVAKDISVPARRINEIVHGKRSVSPDTALRLSKYFGLSERFWINLQARYDLETEKDRLKDRLNKEVHVYATAV; encoded by the coding sequence ATGGCCAAGACTAAATTAGCACCGATCCACCCTGGAGAAATCCTTATGGAGGAATTTTTAAAGCCAATGGGAATCAGCCAGTACAAAGTGGCAAAAGATATCAGCGTCCCTGCAAGACGTATTAATGAGATTGTCCACGGCAAACGCTCTGTATCTCCAGATACTGCGTTGAGGCTATCCAAGTACTTCGGGCTTTCTGAAAGGTTCTGGATTAACCTTCAGGCCCGTTATGATCTGGAAACAGAAAAGGACCGTTTAAAGGACAGACTGAACAAAGAAGTCCATGTCTACGCTACTGCTGTTTAA
- a CDS encoding plasmid maintenance system killer family protein produces MIKTFASKETEKLFRRERSRKIPETIQKIARRKLEILDVAEVLQDLRIPPSNHLENLTGKRKGQHSIRINIQWRICFEWRKGDAYKVEIVDYH; encoded by the coding sequence ATGATAAAAACCTTCGCGAGTAAAGAAACAGAAAAACTGTTCAGACGAGAACGATCACGAAAAATTCCTGAGACCATTCAGAAAATTGCTCGACGAAAGCTTGAAATCCTAGATGTGGCAGAGGTGCTACAGGACTTGCGGATACCCCCATCAAACCACCTCGAAAACCTGACGGGGAAAAGAAAAGGCCAGCACAGCATCCGTATCAATATCCAATGGCGTATCTGCTTTGAGTGGCGTAAGGGCGACGCCTACAAAGTGGAGATCGTTGACTACCATTAG
- a CDS encoding type II toxin-antitoxin system RelE/ParE family toxin: MSKYTLSPRAKQDIVDIQKYTNEKWGNEQAKQYIALLRNKIRMLAKNPVQGKNRDDVKEGYQSFPEGNHIIFYRQAKDKIEILGIPHQSMDVLPHFEHDPPTEKLN, translated from the coding sequence ATGAGTAAGTACACCCTCTCCCCACGAGCGAAACAAGATATTGTCGACATACAGAAATATACAAATGAAAAATGGGGGAATGAGCAAGCAAAACAATACATCGCCCTGCTACGCAATAAAATACGGATGCTCGCAAAGAACCCTGTCCAGGGTAAAAATCGTGATGACGTAAAGGAAGGCTACCAGAGCTTTCCAGAAGGAAACCACATTATCTTCTACCGCCAGGCAAAGGACAAAATAGAAATCCTCGGAATTCCCCATCAGTCGATGGACGTTCTCCCTCATTTTGAACATGATCCTCCCACAGAAAAACTGAATTGA
- a CDS encoding type II toxin-antitoxin system Phd/YefM family antitoxin, with protein MKKLAAREAKTHFGELMDTVQREPVSIEKHGRPVAVIMSMEEYKTIEEMKLERLRAHLSEGEIQLDRGEGEDGETFFEKIVDGNG; from the coding sequence ATGAAAAAACTAGCCGCAAGGGAAGCAAAAACACATTTTGGGGAACTAATGGATACCGTTCAAAGAGAACCCGTCTCTATTGAAAAACATGGGCGGCCTGTCGCCGTCATTATGTCGATGGAAGAGTACAAAACCATCGAGGAGATGAAACTTGAACGCTTGAGAGCGCACCTCTCTGAAGGCGAGATCCAGCTAGATAGAGGGGAGGGAGAAGACGGCGAAACGTTCTTTGAGAAGATCGTGGATGGCAACGGCTAA
- the nirK gene encoding nitrite reductase, copper-containing has translation MEIEKCLYRFCAAIFATLFVLMSPGRVFAENAVLATAPHVPAPVKRKSPATVVVNFEAREITQEIDGDKKYKFWTFNGTTPGPMIRVRVGDSVQFHLANHKDNQWPHNIDLHAVNGPGGGAHVNEVKPGEASVFTFKTLKPGLYIYHCAAGAPSIPHHISNGMYGLILVEPEEGMSDVDKEFYVFQSEFFTKSAGKENLLELDFNKGMADQPDYVFFNGKAGALMGDNVIKANAGDNVRIYFGNIGPNNISSFHVIGEIFDKVYMEGSIGGAVNHNVQTTLVPSAGATIVEMKVDVPGSYILVDHSIYRVAKGAIGILAVGGKEDNSIFKKGK, from the coding sequence ATGGAAATTGAAAAATGTCTTTACAGATTTTGTGCTGCGATATTTGCAACCCTGTTTGTTCTTATGTCTCCTGGGAGAGTATTTGCAGAAAATGCGGTGTTAGCAACGGCACCTCACGTTCCAGCTCCAGTTAAAAGAAAATCACCTGCGACGGTTGTCGTCAATTTTGAGGCCAGGGAGATCACCCAAGAAATTGATGGAGACAAGAAGTATAAATTTTGGACTTTCAATGGGACAACACCTGGACCGATGATTCGAGTGCGAGTCGGTGATTCTGTCCAATTCCACCTGGCCAATCACAAAGACAATCAATGGCCTCATAACATTGACCTCCATGCGGTTAACGGTCCCGGAGGTGGAGCGCACGTCAATGAGGTCAAACCCGGAGAAGCATCTGTTTTTACATTTAAAACCTTGAAACCGGGTCTCTACATCTATCATTGCGCAGCTGGGGCACCGAGTATTCCTCATCACATTTCAAACGGGATGTATGGTTTGATTCTGGTAGAGCCAGAGGAGGGCATGTCTGACGTGGATAAAGAATTTTATGTTTTCCAGAGTGAGTTCTTTACAAAATCTGCTGGTAAGGAAAACCTCTTAGAACTTGATTTTAATAAGGGAATGGCGGATCAGCCGGACTATGTCTTTTTTAATGGGAAGGCCGGTGCATTGATGGGGGACAATGTGATCAAAGCCAATGCCGGAGATAATGTGAGAATCTATTTCGGTAATATCGGACCCAATAATATCTCTTCCTTCCATGTGATCGGAGAAATTTTCGATAAGGTCTACATGGAAGGCTCCATCGGAGGTGCAGTCAATCATAATGTTCAGACGACATTGGTGCCTTCTGCGGGGGCAACCATTGTTGAGATGAAAGTCGATGTGCCCGGAAGTTATATCTTGGTCGATCACAGTATTTATCGCGTAGCCAAGGGTGCAATTGGCATCCTGGCTGTAGGCGGAAAAGAAGACAATTCAATATTTAAAAAGGGAAAATAG
- a CDS encoding PAS domain S-box protein: MEYILFSIYQDISGLGENMGIKSDTDHISTAFNVLKEAVFVYDQNRVIKRFNQAAERITGFSKDEVIGRKCVTLFKKSVCLGNCDLCMVAKKSQEPIRFESRFYRKDAQERFGEFNVGLLNKEEDGQLEVLVALTDITEAVELRNALTERTSFHKIIGKSRSMKALYKTVKNTAYFDSTILLQGETGTGKELIAQAIHVESPRRNKKLVRVNCASFSDTLLESELFGHARGAFTGAIKDRIGRFEEGDGGTVFLDEIGDLSLNIQVKLLRVLQEKEIERVGENRSRKTDFRLIVASNKNLGEEVSKGHFRKDLFYRLNVIPICIPPLRERKDDIPYLSKHFMNRWQGRSSKEISSISDNAMGKLMDYDWPGNIRELENTIEYSCVKCTDGTIHVPDLPYLISSSSVQETGTRKPRKKISKEMIVDAMIQADGNKSEAARQLGLHRVTLWRKMQHLEIASPL, translated from the coding sequence ATGGAGTACATTTTATTTTCAATTTACCAGGATATTTCAGGCCTTGGAGAGAACATGGGCATAAAGTCTGACACAGACCATATTAGTACGGCTTTTAATGTCTTAAAAGAAGCGGTTTTTGTTTATGATCAAAATAGGGTGATCAAACGCTTCAACCAGGCCGCCGAAAGAATAACGGGCTTCAGCAAAGATGAGGTCATTGGCCGGAAATGCGTCACTCTTTTTAAAAAGAGTGTCTGTCTTGGAAATTGCGATCTTTGTATGGTCGCGAAAAAAAGCCAGGAACCTATTCGATTCGAATCACGATTCTACCGTAAAGATGCTCAAGAACGGTTCGGCGAGTTTAATGTTGGACTCCTCAATAAGGAGGAGGATGGACAGCTTGAAGTCCTTGTTGCCCTAACTGATATCACAGAAGCCGTGGAATTGAGAAATGCCCTTACTGAACGAACTTCATTCCATAAGATCATTGGGAAAAGCCGTTCGATGAAGGCACTTTACAAGACCGTAAAGAACACGGCCTATTTCGATTCCACGATTCTGCTTCAGGGAGAAACGGGCACAGGGAAAGAACTCATTGCACAAGCCATCCATGTTGAAAGCCCCCGTCGTAACAAGAAGCTGGTTAGGGTGAATTGCGCCTCTTTTTCGGACACCCTTTTGGAAAGTGAACTTTTCGGACACGCAAGAGGTGCATTTACAGGAGCAATTAAAGATAGAATTGGGCGCTTTGAAGAAGGAGATGGCGGGACGGTTTTTCTGGATGAAATTGGAGATCTAAGCCTGAATATCCAAGTGAAACTACTCCGAGTCTTACAAGAAAAAGAAATTGAACGTGTGGGTGAAAATCGTTCCCGTAAGACCGATTTTCGACTCATTGTCGCCAGTAACAAAAACCTAGGGGAAGAAGTCTCTAAAGGACATTTCAGAAAAGATCTTTTCTATCGCCTTAATGTGATCCCAATTTGCATCCCGCCACTCAGAGAACGGAAGGATGACATCCCTTACTTATCCAAGCATTTCATGAATCGCTGGCAAGGGAGATCTTCTAAAGAGATCTCAAGTATTTCTGATAATGCCATGGGAAAGCTCATGGATTATGACTGGCCCGGAAATATCCGTGAGCTCGAAAATACCATTGAATACTCCTGTGTTAAATGCACTGATGGGACAATCCATGTTCCTGATCTGCCCTATTTAATAAGCTCATCCAGCGTTCAGGAAACGGGCACAAGAAAGCCCAGGAAAAAGATCTCAAAGGAAATGATTGTCGATGCTATGATACAGGCAGATGGGAATAAGAGCGAAGCAGCCCGGCAACTCGGCTTGCACCGTGTTACCCTTTGGAGGAAGATGCAGCACTTAGAAATAGCAAGCCCCCTCTAA
- a CDS encoding peptidylprolyl isomerase: MNQNNITRWITCSLVILTLFNVALLQAEPERETVSKDKEVSIEYTLRIEGEKGLEVIDSNVGDAPMTFIHGSHEIFPALENAIEGMKVGENRKVTLSPEQGYGLVNQDAIVEVKKDQIPQAALKVGTLLQAKKPNGETHDIRVAEIKKDTVVLDSNHLLAGKTLYYEVIIIDIKGISFKSES, from the coding sequence ATGAACCAAAACAATATTACACGATGGATTACTTGCAGTCTCGTTATTTTAACGCTATTCAATGTGGCACTTCTCCAGGCTGAACCAGAAAGGGAGACGGTTTCAAAGGATAAGGAAGTGAGCATTGAATACACACTTCGAATTGAAGGTGAGAAAGGATTAGAGGTCATTGACAGCAATGTCGGGGATGCACCAATGACTTTCATTCATGGTTCACATGAGATTTTTCCGGCGCTGGAAAATGCCATAGAAGGGATGAAGGTTGGGGAAAACAGAAAGGTCACGCTTTCACCAGAACAAGGTTATGGTCTCGTTAATCAGGATGCCATTGTTGAGGTTAAAAAAGACCAGATTCCTCAAGCCGCCTTAAAGGTTGGGACATTGCTTCAGGCCAAGAAACCGAATGGTGAGACGCATGATATTCGCGTTGCAGAGATTAAGAAGGACACGGTCGTGCTGGACTCCAATCATCTATTGGCCGGAAAAACTCTCTACTATGAAGTTATCATCATCGATATTAAAGGGATATCATTCAAATCTGAGTCTTGA